The Candidatus Bathyarchaeota archaeon genome includes the window CCTCTCTAAGGATGTCGCCCATCACAATGACTGGGATGTGGCATATCTGGCCGATCAGCCTGGCCCTCGTCCCCTTCCCAGATCCAGGGGGGCCTAAGACTACGACTATCATTCCTCCAGTCCCTTTTAAGGATATTTCTATGATGATTACTCGGTACCATTTAAAACATTATATATGAGTGCTGTTTTTGTTCGATGATGATACAAGCTCAACCCTAAGTGGATTAGATGGAAAGGGTTTTAATCATCTGAAGCTATATAGCATCGGGTGATCTGTTGAACAAAGATTTCCAAGATCTCGAAGGTTTCATATTCTCGAAGATGTCTGAGACCAAGCTTCCAGGTCTCTCGATCTCGGCCATTAAGGATGGTGAGGTGGTCTACAGCAGGGGCTTCGGTTTTAGAGATCTCGCCACGGGCCGCCCGGCAACCCCTGAGACCCTCTACTGTATAGGTAGCGTGACGAAGTCATTCACATGCATCTCCATTATGCAGCTCCAGGAGAAGGGACTTCTAGATGTGGAGGACCCCGTGGAGAAGTATCTACCCCTTAGTTTACGGAGCTGTGGGGAGCCCGTTAAGATCTGGCACCTCATGAGTCACACTAGCGGGATCCCAGCCCTCGCATATGCGGAGGCAGTCATAAGACATACCATGAGGGCCTCTGAGAGGTGGCTTCCCATATCAGGCTATAGGGATATGTTCACCTTCATGGGGGAGGCTGAGGGGTGGGCCTACACAAAGCCGGGGGAGAGGTGGTTCTACCTCAATGAGGGATATATTCTACTTGGATATGTTATTGAGAAGGTCTCGGGCGAGGGGTATGTCGACTACGTGAGAAGGCACATCCTGGAGCCTTTAGGGATGAGGAGGAGCTTCTTCTACAAGGATGAGGTGGAGGGGGATCCTGACGCGGCCACCCCTTACATAGTCACAAAGGAGGGGGAGAGGATCCCAAGCACATATCCATATGGGGCTATACTGAGCGATGGTGGCCTAATAAGCAACGCCCTGGACATGGCTGAATATATAAAGATGTACCTAAATTATGGGGAATATAAAGGATTTAGAGTTTTAGGTGAAGATTTGATTAGGGAGATGATGAAGCCAAGGGTGAAGACTCCAGATGAGCCATTCATAAGTAATTATGTCAGGTATTATGGGTATGGCCTCGGAATAAATAGAGACTTCTACGGATACGACCTTATAAGCCATGGAGGGAGCGTCTCAGTTGCCACGGCCTACATGGGGTTCGTACCGGAGAGGAAGGTCGGAGTTATGATTCTGGCAAACGGCAGCGGGTATCCCCTGAGCTATATGGGGGAGTACGCCTTAGCCCTTCTACTGGGGAGGGATCCGAAGGACCATCCAGTATTCATCTACGAGAGGGTTCAGGAGGAGCTTGAGGGGGTGTATGAGACCTATAAGGCCACGATGAGGGCGAAGGTCGCAAGGAGGGGGAGCCTCCTCACCCTCGATATGGGAGACAG containing:
- a CDS encoding serine hydrolase, which codes for MSETKLPGLSISAIKDGEVVYSRGFGFRDLATGRPATPETLYCIGSVTKSFTCISIMQLQEKGLLDVEDPVEKYLPLSLRSCGEPVKIWHLMSHTSGIPALAYAEAVIRHTMRASERWLPISGYRDMFTFMGEAEGWAYTKPGERWFYLNEGYILLGYVIEKVSGEGYVDYVRRHILEPLGMRRSFFYKDEVEGDPDAATPYIVTKEGERIPSTYPYGAILSDGGLISNALDMAEYIKMYLNYGEYKGFRVLGEDLIREMMKPRVKTPDEPFISNYVRYYGYGLGINRDFYGYDLISHGGSVSVATAYMGFVPERKVGVMILANGSGYPLSYMGEYALALLLGRDPKDHPVFIYERVQEELEGVYETYKATMRAKVARRGSLLTLDMGDRYRELMVPLIPLEFKGDRALFQGISMDRKIPVEFIKDGGETYLLYERYKLRKIGRI